One Fusobacterium nucleatum genomic window carries:
- a CDS encoding tetratricopeptide repeat protein: MKNNLVEILNTLHKEEKHQEIIDKIEALPSEEKNPEIIGILARAYNNVENYEKALELLKSIETSEKNTYVWNYRIGYSYYYLDNYLEEAKKHFLKAVELNPNDDDSHLFLSWIYQELSNKENENYEKSIEYINKSLKYLGIYSKLAPEEDIKDDYILSEERIGWLYNKLKNYIEAEKHLRKAVDLGDDDEWVYSQLGYNLRCQDRYEEAIENYKKAIELGREDSWIYSEIAWTYFLLGKSTEALEYMNKAKELSPVEVDPLLVSRTSSILVALGKHTEAIKILEEIMSKEEYKDNIGILSDLAYIYDDLEDYRNGLIYLKRANELGRNDFWINREFSFAYYYLGEYENAYKYLVILKDLGEEDIKLDLMFAYTLGKMKKYEEALEYYLKLVENDEYKNDANINYQIGWIYSDFEKAEDALKYLFKAEELGRDDRAINAEIGINLAKTGKILEGMDRLKRALTMEDNITLDDKIFLNSEIAFWYGELRDVDNALEYLYKAEELGRNDTWINSQIGWNLLEKDLHKSLEYFDRAKSLGKDDAWLNMQYGFAYSKLGEYEKAILYFKKARELGENNSWLLYQLGLALKEYGNIEEAIDIFKEEIEITDYKGFGDLQLAWCYALIDEKEKAKEYFENVDKYLGSSLEKDEELKKDYNTVNELINSDIYFN; this comes from the coding sequence ATGAAAAATAATTTAGTTGAAATATTAAATACTTTGCATAAAGAAGAGAAACATCAAGAAATAATTGATAAAATTGAAGCACTTCCAAGTGAAGAAAAAAATCCTGAGATTATAGGAATTTTAGCAAGGGCATATAATAATGTAGAAAATTATGAAAAAGCCTTAGAACTTTTAAAATCTATTGAAACTTCGGAGAAAAATACTTATGTATGGAACTATCGTATAGGGTATTCTTATTATTATTTAGATAATTATTTAGAAGAAGCAAAAAAACATTTTTTAAAGGCTGTTGAGCTTAATCCTAATGATGATGATTCACATCTTTTTTTGTCTTGGATATATCAAGAATTATCTAACAAAGAAAATGAGAATTATGAAAAATCTATAGAATACATTAATAAAAGTTTAAAATACTTAGGTATTTATTCTAAATTAGCACCAGAAGAAGATATTAAAGATGATTATATTCTTTCAGAGGAAAGAATAGGATGGCTATACAATAAACTTAAAAATTATATTGAAGCAGAAAAACATCTAAGAAAAGCAGTAGATTTAGGTGATGATGATGAATGGGTTTATTCTCAATTAGGATATAATTTAAGATGTCAAGATAGATATGAAGAAGCTATTGAAAATTATAAAAAAGCTATTGAGCTAGGTAGAGAAGATAGCTGGATATATTCAGAAATTGCTTGGACATACTTTTTATTAGGAAAATCTACTGAAGCTTTGGAATATATGAATAAAGCAAAAGAATTATCACCTGTTGAAGTCGATCCTTTACTTGTTTCAAGAACTTCGTCTATACTTGTTGCTTTAGGAAAACACACAGAGGCAATAAAAATTTTAGAAGAGATAATGAGTAAAGAAGAATATAAAGATAATATAGGAATACTATCTGATTTAGCATATATTTATGATGATTTAGAAGATTATAGAAATGGACTAATATATTTAAAAAGAGCAAATGAATTAGGAAGAAATGATTTTTGGATAAATAGAGAATTTTCTTTTGCATATTATTATTTAGGCGAATATGAAAACGCATATAAATATCTTGTTATTCTTAAAGATTTAGGAGAAGAAGATATAAAATTAGATCTTATGTTTGCTTATACTTTAGGTAAAATGAAAAAATATGAAGAAGCATTGGAATACTATTTAAAACTTGTAGAAAATGATGAATATAAAAATGATGCTAATATAAATTATCAGATAGGTTGGATATATAGTGACTTTGAAAAAGCAGAAGATGCTCTAAAATATTTATTTAAAGCAGAAGAATTGGGTAGAGATGATAGAGCAATTAATGCTGAAATTGGGATAAATCTTGCTAAAACTGGAAAAATATTAGAAGGAATGGATAGATTAAAAAGAGCTTTAACTATGGAAGATAATATTACATTAGATGATAAAATTTTTCTTAATAGTGAAATAGCTTTTTGGTACGGTGAACTTAGAGATGTTGATAATGCTTTAGAATATTTATACAAAGCAGAAGAACTAGGTAGAAATGACACTTGGATAAATTCTCAAATAGGTTGGAATTTATTAGAAAAGGATTTACATAAGTCATTAGAATATTTTGATAGAGCAAAGAGTTTAGGAAAAGATGATGCTTGGCTTAATATGCAATATGGTTTTGCTTATTCCAAATTAGGGGAATATGAAAAAGCTATTTTATACTTCAAAAAGGCAAGAGAATTAGGAGAAAATAATTCTTGGCTACTTTATCAATTAGGTTTAGCTTTGAAGGAATATGGAAATATTGAAGAAGCTATAGATATTTTTAAAGAAGAAATAGAAATAACTGATTACAAAGGTTTTGGAGATTTACAACTTGCTTGGTGTTATGCTTTAATTGATGAAAAAGAAAAAGCTAAGGAATATTTTGAGAATGTTGATAAGTATCTTGGTTCTTCTTTAGAAAAAGATGAGGAACTAAAAAAGGATTACAATACTGTTAATGAGCTTATAAATTCTGATATTTATTTTAATTAA
- a CDS encoding HU family DNA-binding protein, which yields MTKKEFAKLLFEKGVFTTRTEAENKVDIIFDSIEKILLDGENLSIINWGKLEIVERAPRLGRNPKTGEEVKIGKRKSVKFRPGKAFLEKLN from the coding sequence ATGACAAAAAAGGAATTTGCTAAATTATTATTTGAAAAAGGGGTCTTTACTACTAGAACAGAAGCTGAAAATAAAGTTGACATTATATTTGATTCTATAGAAAAAATTCTATTAGATGGGGAAAATTTAAGTATTATCAACTGGGGTAAACTGGAAATAGTTGAAAGAGCCCCAAGATTAGGAAGAAATCCTAAAACTGGTGAAGAAGTTAAAATTGGTAAGAGAAAATCAGTTAAATTTAGACCAGGAAAAGCATTCTTAGAAAAATTAAACTAA
- the thyA gene encoding thymidylate synthase has protein sequence MGARFDKIYKDIVDTIAEKGIWSEGNVRTKYADGTAAHYKSYIGYQFRLDNSDDEAHLITSRFAPSKAPIRELYWIWILQSNNVDVLDELGCKFWDEWKMQDGTIGKAYGYQIAQETFGQKSQLHYVINELKKNPNSRRIMTEIWIPNELSEMALTPCVHLTQWSVIGNKLYLEVRQRSCDVALGLVANVFQYSVLHKLVALECGLEPAEIIWNIHNVHIYDRHYDKLIKQVNGETFEPAKIKINNFKSIFDFKPDDIEILDYKYGEKVSYEVAI, from the coding sequence ATGGGAGCTAGATTTGATAAGATATATAAAGATATAGTTGACACAATAGCAGAAAAAGGAATTTGGAGTGAAGGAAATGTCAGAACAAAATATGCAGATGGAACAGCTGCACATTATAAAAGCTATATAGGTTATCAATTTAGACTTGATAATTCAGATGATGAAGCACATTTAATAACTTCAAGATTTGCACCAAGTAAAGCACCAATAAGAGAACTATATTGGATATGGATATTACAATCAAATAATGTAGATGTTTTAGATGAATTGGGTTGTAAGTTTTGGGATGAATGGAAGATGCAAGATGGAACTATTGGAAAAGCTTATGGTTATCAAATAGCTCAAGAAACTTTTGGACAAAAATCTCAACTTCATTATGTAATAAATGAATTGAAAAAAAATCCTAATAGCAGAAGGATTATGACAGAAATTTGGATTCCTAATGAACTTTCAGAAATGGCATTAACACCTTGTGTACATTTAACACAATGGTCAGTAATTGGGAATAAATTATATTTAGAAGTTAGACAAAGAAGCTGTGATGTGGCATTAGGTTTAGTTGCTAATGTATTCCAATATTCAGTTTTACATAAATTGGTAGCACTTGAATGTGGACTTGAGCCAGCAGAAATTATTTGGAATATACATAATGTACATATCTATGATAGACATTACGATAAGTTAATAAAACAAGTTAATGGTGAAACATTTGAGCCAGCAAAAATAAAAATAAATAATTTTAAATCAATATTTGATTTTAAACCTGATGATATAGAAATACTTGATTATAAATATGGAGAAAAAGTTAGCTATGAGGTGGCTATTTAA
- the trkA gene encoding Trk system potassium transporter TrkA gives MKIVIVGAGKVGELLCRDLSLEGNDIILIEQDVKILEKILANNDIMGFVGSGVSYDAQMEAEVPKADVFIAVTEKDEINIISSVIAKKLGAKYTIARVRSTDYSSQLDFMTESLGIDLVINPELEAAKYIKQNIDFPEALNVENFLDGKLKLVEFHIDKDSILDNVSLFDFKQKFFPNLLVCIIKRGEEIIIPSGNNFIKGDDRIYITGSNSEIIKFQDALGKDRRKIKSAFIIGAGIISHYLAEELLKDKITVKIVEINPKKANKFSESLPGAIIINADGSNEEVLKEENFQNYDSCISITGIDEINMFISIYAKKIGIKKIITKLNKLSFVDILGENSFQSIITPKKIIADNIVRVVRSIANKKKNLIENFYRLENNAVEAIEILVNSDSKINNIPLKDLKIKKNLLIAYIVRNNVAIFPKGTDVINEGDRVIIITTESFFDDINNIIEE, from the coding sequence ATGAAAATAGTAATTGTAGGAGCAGGGAAAGTTGGAGAACTACTTTGTCGTGATTTATCATTAGAAGGAAATGATATAATTTTAATTGAACAAGATGTAAAAATACTTGAAAAGATTTTAGCAAATAATGATATTATGGGTTTTGTTGGAAGTGGAGTAAGTTACGATGCACAGATGGAAGCAGAAGTCCCAAAAGCAGATGTCTTTATAGCTGTTACTGAAAAAGATGAAATAAATATAATATCATCAGTTATAGCTAAAAAATTAGGAGCAAAATATACTATTGCAAGAGTAAGAAGTACAGATTATTCATCTCAACTTGATTTTATGACAGAATCTTTAGGAATAGATTTAGTTATAAATCCAGAACTTGAAGCAGCAAAATATATAAAACAAAATATAGACTTCCCAGAAGCATTAAATGTTGAAAACTTTTTAGATGGAAAACTAAAACTTGTAGAATTTCATATTGATAAGGATTCAATCTTAGATAATGTTTCGCTTTTTGATTTTAAACAAAAGTTCTTCCCTAATTTATTGGTCTGTATAATAAAAAGAGGCGAAGAAATAATTATACCTTCTGGAAATAATTTTATTAAAGGTGATGATAGAATTTATATAACTGGAAGTAATAGTGAGATTATAAAATTCCAAGATGCACTTGGAAAAGACAGAAGAAAAATAAAATCTGCCTTTATAATAGGTGCTGGAATAATTAGCCACTATCTTGCAGAAGAACTTTTAAAAGATAAAATAACAGTTAAAATAGTTGAAATAAATCCTAAAAAAGCAAATAAGTTTAGTGAAAGTTTGCCAGGAGCAATAATTATTAATGCTGATGGAAGTAATGAAGAAGTATTAAAAGAGGAAAATTTTCAAAATTATGATTCTTGTATATCTATAACAGGTATAGATGAAATTAATATGTTTATTTCAATTTATGCTAAGAAAATAGGTATAAAGAAGATTATTACTAAGCTAAATAAATTATCTTTTGTTGATATATTGGGAGAAAATAGTTTTCAATCTATAATAACACCTAAAAAGATAATAGCTGACAATATAGTTAGAGTTGTTCGTTCTATTGCTAATAAAAAGAAAAATTTAATAGAAAATTTTTATAGGCTTGAAAATAATGCAGTTGAAGCAATAGAAATTTTAGTAAACTCTGACAGTAAAATAAATAATATTCCTTTAAAAGATTTAAAAATTAAGAAAAATTTACTTATAGCATATATAGTTAGAAATAATGTTGCTATTTTCCCAAAAGGTACTGATGTTATAAATGAAGGAGATAGAGTAATAATAATTACAACAGAAAGTTTCTTTGATGATATTAATAATATTATTGAAGAATAA
- a CDS encoding MATE family efflux transporter, which produces MNIIKHNYIFVNRKLIKNIFQITIPAVFDLLAQTLIMAFDMMMVASLGPSAISSVGVGTAAMYALIPALIAVATGTTALLSRAFGANNKIEGKKAFAQSFFIAIPLGIFLTVMFLIFSKEIINLVGNAKDMNLKDAILYQNMTVIGFPFLAISISTFYAFRAMGENKVPMIGNTLALILKVLLNYLLIYIFQWEVFGAALSTTLTRLASAIFSIYLVFWSKKNWISLEKKDLKFNYFTAKRILKVGIPAAAEQLGLRIGMLIFEMMVISLGNLAYAAHKIALTAESISYNLGFAFAFAASALVGQELGKGLSKKALKDGYICTIIAMIVMSTFGLLFFIMPHFLISLFTDDEKVIELSTTALKIVSICQPFSGASLVLAGSLRGAGDTKSVLYITFIGIFLIRIPTTYLFLNVLNLGLAGAWIVMTIDLFIRSSLSFYIFKRGKWKYLQV; this is translated from the coding sequence ATGAATATTATAAAACATAATTATATTTTTGTTAATAGAAAGCTAATAAAAAATATATTTCAAATAACAATACCAGCAGTCTTTGATTTACTTGCACAAACTTTAATAATGGCATTTGATATGATGATGGTTGCAAGTTTAGGACCAAGTGCTATAAGTTCAGTTGGAGTTGGAACAGCTGCTATGTATGCTTTAATCCCTGCTTTAATAGCAGTAGCAACTGGAACGACTGCCCTTTTAAGTCGTGCTTTTGGGGCAAATAATAAAATAGAAGGAAAAAAAGCCTTTGCTCAAAGTTTTTTTATAGCAATCCCTCTTGGAATATTTTTAACAGTTATGTTTTTAATTTTTTCTAAGGAAATAATAAACCTAGTTGGTAATGCTAAGGATATGAATTTAAAAGATGCTATTCTTTATCAGAATATGACAGTAATTGGTTTTCCATTTTTAGCAATAAGTATTTCAACATTTTATGCTTTTAGAGCTATGGGAGAAAATAAAGTTCCAATGATAGGAAATACTCTTGCATTAATTTTAAAAGTACTTTTAAACTATCTTTTAATATATATTTTTCAATGGGAAGTATTTGGGGCAGCATTAAGTACAACTTTAACAAGGTTGGCATCAGCTATTTTTTCTATTTATCTTGTTTTTTGGAGTAAAAAGAACTGGATTTCATTAGAAAAAAAAGATTTAAAATTTAATTATTTTACTGCAAAAAGAATTTTAAAAGTTGGGATACCTGCTGCAGCAGAGCAATTAGGTCTAAGGATTGGTATGTTAATTTTTGAAATGATGGTTATATCCTTAGGAAATTTAGCTTATGCTGCACATAAAATTGCATTGACAGCAGAAAGTATTTCATATAATTTAGGTTTTGCTTTTGCTTTTGCAGCCTCTGCATTAGTAGGACAAGAATTAGGAAAAGGTTTAAGTAAAAAAGCATTAAAAGATGGATATATTTGTACAATAATAGCTATGATAGTTATGTCAACTTTTGGTTTACTCTTTTTTATAATGCCTCATTTTTTAATTTCTTTATTTACTGATGATGAAAAAGTTATAGAACTTTCTACAACTGCTTTAAAAATTGTTTCTATATGTCAACCTTTTTCTGGAGCCTCTTTAGTTTTGGCAGGCTCATTAAGAGGAGCTGGAGATACAAAATCAGTTTTATATATAACTTTTATAGGAATATTTTTAATAAGAATACCAACAACATATCTATTTTTAAATGTACTTAATTTGGGTTTAGCTGGTGCTTGGATAGTTATGACAATAGATTTATTTATAAGAAGTTCTTTATCATTTTATATATTTAAAAGAGGAAAATGGAAATATTTACAAGTTTAA
- a CDS encoding CCA tRNA nucleotidyltransferase: protein MNKISIKNFSEVEIEILNKLNKNGKGYIVGGAIRDILLGLEPKDIDFTTNLPYETLKDLFNKYNPKETGKSFGVLRIRVNNIDYEIAKFREDNYEEKNGLKIIPEEKKVSFVDDIKNDLARRDFTINAMAYNETEGIVDLYNGQKDIENKVINFVGNTEERIIEDPLRVLRAFRFMSRLNFSLSENTIEAIKKQKDLLKNIPEERITMEFSKLLLGENIKNTLILMKDTGVLELIIPEFKATYDFEQYNPHHNLDLFNHIISVVSKVPADLELKYSALLHDIAKPVVQTFDEKGIAHYKTHEIVGADMARDILTRLKLPVKLINTVEDIIKKHMILYRDVTDKKFNKLLSEMGYDNLWRLIEHSNADNGSKNNEVVNTENDLHERLKRAVEKQMQVTVNDLAVNGKDLIELGFTGTEIGQIKKELLDKYLSEELQNEKEEMLNYVKEKYKK from the coding sequence ATGAATAAGATTTCTATAAAAAATTTTAGTGAAGTAGAAATAGAAATATTAAATAAATTAAATAAAAATGGAAAAGGCTATATAGTTGGAGGAGCAATAAGGGATATTTTACTTGGTTTAGAACCAAAAGATATTGATTTCACAACGAATCTTCCTTATGAAACATTGAAAGATTTATTCAATAAATATAATCCCAAAGAAACAGGAAAGTCTTTCGGAGTTTTGAGAATAAGAGTGAATAATATAGATTATGAAATAGCAAAATTTAGAGAAGATAATTATGAAGAAAAAAATGGATTAAAAATAATTCCAGAAGAAAAGAAAGTTAGCTTTGTAGATGATATAAAAAATGACTTGGCACGTCGTGATTTTACAATAAATGCTATGGCATATAATGAAACAGAGGGAATAGTTGATTTATATAATGGACAAAAAGATATAGAAAATAAAGTGATAAATTTTGTTGGAAATACAGAAGAAAGAATAATAGAAGATCCTCTTCGTGTATTGAGAGCTTTCAGATTTATGTCAAGGCTTAATTTTTCTCTATCTGAAAATACTATTGAAGCAATAAAAAAACAAAAAGATTTACTTAAAAATATTCCAGAAGAAAGAATCACTATGGAATTTAGTAAGTTATTATTGGGAGAAAATATAAAAAATACTTTAATTTTAATGAAAGATACAGGAGTATTAGAACTTATAATTCCTGAATTTAAAGCTACTTATGATTTTGAACAATATAATCCACACCATAATTTAGATTTGTTCAATCATATTATAAGTGTTGTGAGTAAAGTTCCTGCTGATTTAGAGTTAAAATATTCAGCTCTTTTACATGATATAGCAAAACCTGTTGTTCAAACTTTTGATGAAAAAGGAATAGCTCATTATAAAACTCATGAAATAGTTGGTGCTGACATGGCAAGAGATATCTTAACTAGATTAAAGTTGCCAGTAAAACTAATAAATACTGTGGAAGATATAATAAAAAAACATATGATTTTATATAGAGATGTTACAGATAAAAAGTTTAATAAGTTATTGTCTGAAATGGGTTATGACAATCTATGGAGATTGATTGAGCATTCCAATGCAGATAATGGCTCTAAAAATAATGAAGTTGTCAACACAGAAAATGATTTACATGAGAGATTAAAAAGAGCTGTAGAAAAACAAATGCAAGTAACAGTTAATGATTTAGCTGTAAATGGAAAAGATTTAATAGAGCTAGGTTTCACAGGAACAGAGATAGGGCAAATAAAAAAAGAATTATTGGATAAGTATTTATCTGAAGAACTTCAAAATGAAAAAGAAGAAATGCTAAATTATGTGAAAGAAAAATATAAGAAATAA
- a CDS encoding toxin-antitoxin system YwqK family antitoxin, with protein sequence MKNKIFILAFSLLLSISALSNPVEVRKKDLKIVEKVYYLKDSEVPFTGKVSEGRDRLYYLNGRQDGKWISFYKNGNIKSIVNWKDGKLNGKYIIYENNGRKSTETIYKDGKENGYYYLYNSNGTYRTKGAYSMGKPIGEWEYYDKDGKLTNKVIAE encoded by the coding sequence TTGAAAAATAAAATATTTATACTTGCTTTTTCGTTACTTCTTTCTATATCTGCTCTTTCAAATCCAGTTGAAGTCAGAAAAAAAGATTTAAAAATTGTTGAAAAAGTATATTATCTTAAAGATTCAGAAGTTCCTTTTACAGGTAAAGTTAGTGAGGGGAGAGACAGACTTTACTATTTAAATGGTAGACAAGATGGGAAATGGATATCTTTCTATAAAAATGGTAATATAAAATCTATTGTGAATTGGAAAGATGGGAAATTAAATGGAAAATATATAATCTATGAAAATAATGGAAGAAAATCTACTGAAACTATTTATAAAGATGGTAAAGAAAATGGTTACTATTATCTTTATAATTCTAATGGAACTTATCGTACAAAAGGAGCATATTCAATGGGAAAACCTATTGGAGAATGGGAATATTATGATAAAGATGGTAAGTTAACAAATAAAGTTATAGCTGAGTAA
- a CDS encoding bifunctional glycosyltransferase family 2/GtrA family protein produces MKKILILIPALNPPKQLIDYVKSLLDNGLKDILLVDDGSKEEFKEIFDTIEKFSNANIKIFKHAKNLGKGRALKNAFNYFLTLPNLEEYSGVVTADSDGQHRVEDVIKLAKEVEENPDKLILGCRDFDLEQVPPKSKFGNKITNGVFKLFYGKNISDTQTGLRGFPTAIIKDFLDIAGERFEYETKMLIYCFQKEIGIKEVVIKTIYFNDNSETHFNPIIDSLKIYRVTLSPFLKYIASATSSFILDILSFKWILAILIAFGNIEGATVITISTIIARIISSSFNFYLNKKFVFKYEQNTKKSLLKYYSLCIVQMLLSAVLVSIVWKYTKYTETGIKIVVDSVLFLLSYFVQQRWVFKRK; encoded by the coding sequence ATGAAAAAAATTTTAATATTAATACCAGCTTTAAATCCACCAAAACAGCTCATAGACTATGTAAAATCATTATTAGATAATGGCTTAAAAGATATTCTTTTGGTTGATGATGGGAGCAAGGAAGAATTTAAAGAAATATTTGATACAATAGAAAAATTTTCAAATGCAAATATAAAAATATTTAAGCATGCAAAAAATTTAGGTAAAGGTAGAGCTTTAAAAAATGCTTTTAACTATTTTTTAACTTTACCTAATTTAGAGGAATATAGTGGAGTTGTTACAGCTGATTCTGATGGGCAACATAGAGTTGAAGATGTAATAAAACTTGCAAAAGAAGTAGAAGAGAATCCAGATAAATTAATTTTAGGATGTAGAGATTTTGATTTGGAACAAGTACCTCCAAAAAGCAAGTTTGGTAATAAAATTACAAATGGTGTTTTTAAATTATTTTATGGTAAGAATATTTCAGATACTCAAACAGGTTTAAGAGGTTTTCCAACTGCAATAATAAAAGATTTCCTTGATATAGCAGGAGAAAGATTTGAATACGAAACAAAGATGTTAATTTATTGTTTTCAAAAAGAAATTGGGATAAAAGAAGTTGTTATTAAAACTATATATTTTAATGATAACTCAGAAACACATTTTAATCCTATAATAGATTCTTTAAAAATATACAGAGTTACTTTATCACCATTTTTAAAATATATTGCTTCAGCTACTTCATCATTTATTTTGGATATTTTATCTTTTAAATGGATACTAGCTATATTAATAGCTTTTGGAAATATAGAAGGAGCAACTGTTATAACTATTTCAACAATAATAGCAAGAATAATATCTTCAAGTTTTAATTTCTATTTGAATAAAAAGTTTGTTTTCAAGTATGAACAGAATACTAAAAAATCTCTTTTAAAATATTATAGTTTGTGTATAGTACAAATGTTATTATCTGCTGTTTTGGTTAGTATAGTTTGGAAATATACTAAATATACAGAAACAGGTATAAAAATAGTTGTAGATAGTGTTCTATTTTTATTAAGTTATTTTGTTCAACAAAGATGGGTATTTAAAAGGAAATAG
- a CDS encoding dihydrofolate reductase family protein produces the protein MEKKYYKNLKMIVCVGKDNLIGDRTPDENSNGMLWHIKEELMYFKSKTVGNTVLFGGTTAKYVPIELMKKNREVIVLHRNMDVPKLIEDLTLENKTIFIAGGYSIYKYFLDNFEIDEIFFSKIKDSVEVKEAVEPLYLPNIEDYGYKMVDKKDYEEFIAYVYKK, from the coding sequence ATGGAAAAGAAATACTATAAAAATTTAAAAATGATAGTTTGTGTTGGAAAAGATAATTTAATTGGAGATAGAACTCCTGATGAAAATAGTAATGGCATGTTATGGCATATAAAAGAAGAGCTTATGTATTTCAAAAGTAAAACTGTTGGAAATACTGTTTTATTTGGAGGAACAACTGCAAAATATGTTCCTATTGAGCTTATGAAAAAAAATAGAGAAGTAATAGTTCTTCATAGAAATATGGATGTACCTAAATTAATTGAAGATTTAACTTTAGAAAATAAAACTATTTTTATTGCTGGAGGATACAGTATCTATAAGTATTTTTTAGATAATTTTGAAATTGATGAAATTTTCTTCTCAAAAATAAAAGATAGTGTAGAAGTTAAAGAAGCAGTTGAGCCTTTATATCTTCCAAATATTGAAGATTATGGGTATAAGATGGTAGATAAAAAAGACTATGAAGAATTTATAGCTTATGTATATAAAAAATAA